A window from Trinickia violacea encodes these proteins:
- a CDS encoding sigma-54-dependent Fis family transcriptional regulator encodes MQETRTPMDWFSSPEHDASIMAAWEHLVGGSEWHSTDVRGVVDDSWQRCLVSHVDPGADRAPPPLDEDHLVQWQATNTRLINVSLPLMQQTRELLSQTGTVMLLADPDGMILQHEGDMRILEPAREVGLVPGCNWTEHTCGTNAIGTALALRQPVQIHGAEHFCAGIKRWTCAATVIRDPLDGHVLGVIDVSGLADTYSRYSLALTVSLAGRIESRLAKDAMERRLRLLDRCAARFGSHGTDAVLIVDERGRLVKANPQVVPALRRLGFDVPLDAGYVLPGIDAGMGGAASSAAPPWLRYAQIETLSEGNVVLGFMIVIPGAPRMRGAVTTPCGRDRQRSAADAFERVVGDSRTLRAAVDRARQLAASKVPVLLLGETGVGKELFAQGIHQASERAEGPFVALNCGGLSRDLLASELFGYAEGAFTGARKSGAAGKIEAADGGTLFLDEIGEMPLDIQPHLLRVLEENEIYRLGENTPRKVNFRLVAATHRDLKDAIAKGAFRMDLFYRIAVTTVSIPSLRERTEDLPALIAHWIAHLSECYGLPARKFDDDAYARLLSYAWPGNVRELRNAIEGSLLLAEGDLITADKLPVEIGAAAAFAVRAAQPLTSQPGPAAAASLKMAEAETIRRVLAQHAGNLTQAANQLGIAKSTLYEKIRRYNLLEAVSDVRRRGAE; translated from the coding sequence ATGCAAGAGACACGCACGCCCATGGACTGGTTTTCCAGCCCCGAGCACGACGCCAGCATCATGGCCGCTTGGGAGCATCTGGTGGGCGGCAGCGAATGGCACTCCACCGACGTGCGCGGCGTCGTCGACGATTCGTGGCAGCGCTGTCTCGTCAGCCACGTCGATCCCGGAGCCGACCGCGCGCCCCCGCCGCTCGACGAGGACCATTTGGTTCAGTGGCAGGCGACGAACACGCGGCTCATCAACGTGAGCCTGCCGCTCATGCAGCAGACCCGCGAGCTGCTCTCGCAGACCGGCACGGTGATGCTGCTGGCCGATCCGGACGGCATGATCCTGCAGCACGAAGGCGACATGCGGATTCTGGAGCCGGCGCGCGAAGTCGGACTCGTGCCCGGCTGCAACTGGACCGAACACACCTGCGGTACGAATGCGATCGGCACCGCGCTCGCGCTGAGGCAGCCGGTGCAGATTCACGGTGCCGAACACTTCTGCGCAGGCATCAAGCGCTGGACCTGTGCGGCAACGGTCATCCGCGATCCGCTCGACGGCCACGTGCTCGGTGTGATCGACGTGTCGGGGCTCGCGGATACCTACAGCCGGTATAGCCTTGCGCTCACCGTGTCGCTGGCCGGACGCATCGAGAGCCGTCTGGCCAAGGACGCGATGGAGCGCCGCCTGCGCCTTCTCGATCGCTGCGCGGCGCGCTTCGGCTCCCATGGCACCGACGCGGTGCTCATCGTCGACGAGCGCGGGCGGCTCGTCAAAGCGAACCCGCAGGTCGTGCCCGCGCTGCGCCGGCTCGGGTTCGACGTGCCGCTCGACGCCGGATACGTGCTGCCGGGTATCGACGCCGGCATGGGGGGAGCCGCATCCTCGGCCGCGCCCCCGTGGTTGCGGTATGCCCAAATCGAAACGCTGAGCGAAGGCAACGTGGTGCTCGGTTTCATGATCGTGATACCGGGAGCGCCGCGTATGCGCGGCGCTGTAACGACTCCCTGCGGACGCGACCGGCAACGCAGCGCCGCGGACGCATTCGAGCGCGTCGTCGGAGACAGCCGCACGTTGCGCGCGGCGGTCGACAGGGCGCGCCAGCTGGCGGCCTCGAAGGTCCCCGTGCTGCTGCTCGGCGAGACCGGTGTCGGCAAGGAGCTCTTCGCACAGGGCATTCATCAGGCAAGCGAGCGGGCCGAGGGGCCGTTCGTCGCGCTCAACTGCGGCGGGCTGTCGAGGGACTTGCTCGCGAGCGAGCTCTTTGGCTACGCGGAGGGGGCGTTCACCGGCGCACGCAAATCGGGGGCGGCCGGCAAGATCGAAGCCGCCGATGGCGGCACGCTGTTTCTCGACGAGATCGGTGAAATGCCGCTCGATATCCAGCCGCACCTGCTTCGCGTGCTCGAGGAAAACGAGATCTACCGGCTCGGCGAGAACACGCCGCGCAAGGTGAACTTCCGCCTCGTCGCCGCGACGCACCGCGACCTGAAGGATGCGATCGCGAAGGGCGCGTTCCGCATGGACCTGTTCTACCGGATCGCCGTCACGACCGTCTCGATTCCGAGCCTGCGCGAGCGCACCGAGGACCTGCCGGCCCTCATCGCACACTGGATCGCCCATCTGAGCGAGTGCTACGGCCTGCCCGCCAGGAAGTTCGACGACGATGCCTATGCCCGCCTGCTGAGCTATGCGTGGCCGGGCAACGTGCGGGAGTTGCGCAATGCGATCGAGGGTTCGCTGCTGCTTGCCGAGGGCGATCTGATCACCGCGGACAAACTGCCCGTGGAAATTGGCGCGGCCGCCGCCTTCGCCGTTCGCGCAGCGCAGCCGTTGACGAGCCAGCCCGGCCCGGCCGCAGCCGCTTCGCTCAAGATGGCCGAAGCCGAAACGATCCGCCGCGTGCTGGCCCAGCATGCCGGCAATCTCACGCAAGCCGCCAACCAGTTGGGGATCGCCAAAAGCACGCTCTATGAAAAGATCCGCCGGTACAACCTGCTGGAAGCGGTCAGCGATGTGCGCCGGCGCGGCGCGGAGTGA